One window of the Benincasa hispida cultivar B227 chromosome 3, ASM972705v1, whole genome shotgun sequence genome contains the following:
- the LOC120073983 gene encoding L-type lectin-domain containing receptor kinase S.4-like has protein sequence MDSFFFIKIFLALIFLSTQTLSSHCTQLFYPGFNGSINITLKESAEIESNGVLRLTSNSQNIIGQAFYASPIQFKNSSIAAHGGSGGVGGGRAFSFSTCFVFCIIPENGGGHGFTFAIVPSEDLRANTQRFLGLFNGTNFDAKSSNHIFAVEFDTIRDVGIRDRDDDHVGIDVNSLISDISVHAAYFDDLGKIQNLSLQSGKPIKVWIDYDSDEITLNVTISPFSSKPRRPILSYGVNLSSVLDKEMYIGFTASTGSLSKSSQYILGWSFAINGLARDLDLSSLPLPKKKRTGKKISFSVYVSITTVSVFVISVFALGFYLFRKYKKSDEIEPWELQIGPHRYSYRELKKATRNFGEKEILGYGGSGKVYRGILPISKTQIAVKRISHDSKQGLREFVTEIATIGMLRHRNLVQLLGWCRRQQVLLLVYEFMEYGSLDNYLFDDPRTILNWEQRFKVIKGVASALLYLHEGYKQVVIHRDVKASNVLLDGELNGRLADFGLAKVYEHGSAPDTTRVVGTLGYLAPELPRTGKSTTSSDVYAFGALMLEVACGRRPVEMKALPEEMTLVDWVWDKYREGQLLAVVDPKLQGVYDEVEVAIVLKLGVMCSNNEPEQRPSMRQVVRCFDGEISVADEWKAPRGGSNGGAGGDFVVSFTSTSISEESSC, from the coding sequence atggattccttttttttcatcaaaattttcttaGCTCTAATTTTTCTTTCCACTCAAACCCTATCTTCTCACTGCACCCAACTGTTTTATCCTGGATTCAATGGATCCATCAACATAACTTTGAAAGAATCTGCAGAAATCGAAAGCAATGGAGTTTTGAGGCTAACGAGTAATTCCCAAAACATCATCGGCCAGGCCTTTTACGCCTCTCCAATTCAGTTCAAAAACTCCTCCATCGCCGCACACGGCGGTAGCGGCGGCGTTGGCGGCGGACGAGCGTTTTCTTTCTCCACCTGTTTTGTCTTCTGTATCATCCCCGAGAACGGCGGCGGCCATGGCTTCACTTTCGCCATTGTCCCTTCTGAAGATCTCAGAGCTAATACTCAGAGGTTCCTCGGCCTCTTCAATGGAACAAACTTCGACGCCAAATCCTCAAACCATATCTTTGCTGTGGAATTCGACACCATCCGCGATGTGGGAATCAGAGATAGAGATGACGATCATGTGGGGATCGATGTAAACAGCTTGATTTCGGATATTTCTGTTCACGCTGCATATTTTGACGATTTAggtaaaattcaaaatctctcACTCCAAAGTGGGAAGCCGATTAAAGTTTGGATTGATTATGATTCTGATGAAATCACTCTCAATGTTACGATTTCCCCTTTTTCTTCAAAACCCAGAAGGCCAATTCTGTCGTACGGAGTGAATCTTTCGTCAGTTCTTGATAAAGAAATGTACATTGGGTTTACTGCATCAACAGGCTCTCTTTCTAAAAGCTCGCAGTACATTTTGGGATGGAGTTTCGCCATTAATGGCCTAGCTCGAGATCTTGATCTCTCTTCGCTTCCATTACCCAAAAAGAAGAGAACAGGGAAGAAAATCAGTTTCTCTGTTTACGTGTCTATTACAACTGTGAGCGTTTTTGTGATCTCTGTTTTCGCTTTAGGTTTTTATCTCTTTCGAAAGTACAAGAAATCCGATGAAATCGAGCCGTGGGAGCTTCAAATTGGACCCCATCGATATTCCTATAGAGAATTAAAAAAGGCTACAAGAAATTTCGGTGAGAAGGAGATTCTTGGGTATGGGGGATCTGGGAAAGTATACAGAGGAATCCTTCCGATTTCAAAAACCCAAATCGCGGTTAAGCGAATTTCTCATGATTCAAAACAGGGTCTCCGGGAATTCGTGACGGAGATCGCTACAATCGGAATGCTCCGTCACCGGAATCTGGTTCAGTTACTTGGATGGTGTCGGCGGCAGCAAGTTCTGCTTCTGGTTTACGAATTTATGGAGTATGGGAGCTTAGATAATTACTTATTCGACGATCCAAGAACGATTTTGAATTGGGAACAGAGATTCAAAGTGATAAAGGGAGTTGCCTCTGCTCTGCTGTATCTTCACGAGGGGTATAAACAGGTGGTGATTCACAGAGACGTGAAGGCGAGCAATGTGTTATTAGACGGCGAATTGAACGGAAGGTTAGCGGATTTCGGGCTCGCAAAGGTTTATGAACACGGATCGGCTCCAGATACGACTCGGGTCGTCGGAACTTTGGGGTATTTGGCGCCGGAGCTGCCGAGAACAGGGAAATCGACGACGAGCTCCGACGTATACGCATTTGGGGCTCTGATGCTGGAAGTGGCTTGTGGGCGGCGGCCGGTGGAAATGAAGGCGTTACCGGAGGAGATGACGTTGGTGGATTGGGTTTGGGATAAATACAGAGAAGGGCAGCTTTTGGCCGTCGTCGATCCGAAGCTCCAGGGAGTTTACGACGAAGTTGAGGTGGCGATTGTGTTGAAATTGGGGGTTATGTGTTCGAATAATGAGCCGGAGCAACGGCCGAGTATGAGGCAGGTTGTGCGGTGTTTTGACGGAGAAATTAGCGTTGCCGACGAGTGGAAGGCGCCCCGTGGCGGCAGTAACGGCGGGGCGGGGGGGGATTTTGTTGTGTCTTTTACGTCTACGTCGATTAGCGAAGAAAGCTCGTGTTAA